The genomic stretch GAAAATATAGCACCCTCCAGTTTTAGCAAATGCAATTTTATCTCCTGTCTTAAGAATTATACTTGTTCTCTTGCTCATACtttcatcatttattttgatcCCATTTGAACTCAAATCTGTAATGCTTAAATATTCACTACGCGTATTAATATGCTTATTGGTAGTTTGAATAATGTTTAATTGACAATGCTTTGAAGAAACATCAATTCCTTGGATTCTAATATCACATGAACTACTACGTCCAATAATTACTACAGATTTCTTGGGAATATCTAGATTGGTTCCTTTTTCGTTGACATTATATAGTCGTCCAATTAGTTCTACTTCTGAACTATCATGTGCTGGTGTATGTTGGGTTTTTGAAccatgttgttgttcttgttcttgttctaaTTCCTTCAATTTCTAAAGACACAAGTGCAAGTATTGTTAGTAATCACATTGATTGTTAAGCAAAAATAAGTACAAATGTTTTACACgttatattcaatttcaacataCCCTTTTCCTGATCAATGACATGGTGGTaagttaataaaaaaaaagtcgtGTTCGCTTCTGCTTTGATTACTCTGTTTGTAGATAAATGAAGGCAGGGTTTATAATAAACTGGAAGAGATGAGAATCCGAATCCGTAGCTACCAATAACTTCGTCtttccaattgttgttgtatcaATAGTGGTGGACTCTTTTAGAAATTTTCTCTTTAgtagaaattttttttggccgtttttaattatttaattatttattattgattacTTTATAcgttgaaaatgaaaacaatgaataaatttatCCTTTTTGATGACACGCCGCGCGTATTTCCCAATTCGGTTACTCATCATCAGATAGAATTATACTAAACCCAATAACCTCAAGACATATCAAATCTTATAACCTTGATTGAGGTagaaataaattcaaagCTAAACTACTCACAGGGCGTGCCAATGTTGTGTACTCGATTAACAATACTGCATGGTCTTGCATGTGTATATCATTGCTACAAGTACCAAGgcaaaaaaacaaatgacAGGGCCTCATATTGCTCTACCAATACTTCATACCAACTCAATCGTTTATATTACATCAATACATTACTCTACTTAATAAATTCTGTATATCGTAATTAGTCAATTCTTTAAGTTCGTGTTGATATTTCAATCTTAATTTTGTGACAAATTCATTAAGTTGGGCACTATTTTTGTCCAGTGTTTcttgtttgaaattggttATCATATCAGGATCAACTGAATCTAGCAAATCAATTGCTTGTACAATCTTGACATAATCGGAATTAGTATCATTTGAATACTCATAAGCTTCACTGTAAGTATCCAGTGTATTCAAATTCAACGAGTACTGcaaaaatttaacaatgtattcaaaatcaacaagcATTTGATCGATCCCATTTCGGTTAAACTCGTTATTTGTTAAAACATATTCAAACAATATCTGACACAAAGATGAAACTGCATTATCGCTGATTATAAAATAATCCAATTGTGATACGCTTCTAGATATAATGTCCAAATACTGTGGCAATAAGGTGATCAAGGGTGTTAGATATGCCGATGGCTCAAGTTCGCTATTCTTGTCCGACCGTGTAGCAGTACTTGGCGAGTCCCATTCACTTAGATTGacatattttttcaacaattgttttatttcaCTTTTAAAAAGCTCTTCATaacttttgaaaattttatttaccAAATCATCATATTGCTTCAATGCAGAATCAAATATACTTTTATCCTCAGATAATTCTGCTGATAACCCTGTATATGTAGACCataattgaatgaaaacCAATTCATTACTCCAATTCTCTAATGCATCACTTATGTACTTGGcagaacaaaaaatttcagTTAACAAAGTGATACCGTTTTTGGTGTGTTCATTAATAGTACTGTCATTTCCAggtttgtttttgttaatACTTTCATCAACCATGGCTCCGGGAATCATATTCAATGCATTTTTAAAACTGTACTTGTTATTGTACTCTTTGTAATGTTTCTTGATAATGTCATAGTATTTGTCTATCAACCCCAATTGAATTCGTGACACAAACTGTAACTGGTATTTGACTATATTTAATGTTTGGAAATGCGAATTCAAGTTGCTTATCAATTTCACTAAACCATATGCAGAATATGTTGGCCTCAAAATATGCAAGTTAATTTCTTTGTCATGATTAAGACCTTGGTAATCGTggtcaattgaaaatgcGTCTGATGCGTTAATAATCTCGTTGTCAAACCTTCTCAATGCCAAtctgttttcaaattctaaCCACTTTTTAGCAGCATGATTCAGATCATTCAACAATATATCACTTGTGATTCCTAGCCACTTGTTTTCTGGGACAGTTTCAAAATCTATTATGAATGGAttgtatttgtattttgCTTTAATCCTCTGGTCAAAAGAAGACAATTCGAAAACCAAATGGGACAAGATCCTACCATTCTTTTCAAGTGATACGGTGTCATCATTATCAGTGACTCTCTTGTTAATCAAGTCAATCATGTTTTCAACTTTACTTCTCAATGGGACTAACAAACAGGTTATCACTTCATAAGTGCCTATTCTATTTAAGGGTTTGAATGTGTCGTCAACAATTATACTTAACAAACCTAAATTATCATGTAAAAAATTCTCAAGGAAATCTAGCGCCCATTCAGGTTTTGAGAGTTTGTTGGTTTCTTTGTTTACACTATTGAAATGGTAATTGAATCTTGTAATAATTGGCTCCAATAGTAAATCTAACCCCCACCAAGTTTCTGGATAAGCAGGTATCAGTACGATTGATTGCAAACAAATTAGCTCGTTGAATTGTTTGGAAATTAATGTTAATGCTTGGTTAGGAATACTTGAGTTGTTTAAccatttgttttcttttaaagtttcctgaaattgtttcatcaattcatctctcttgttgttgaatttacTGTTAAACTTTTCGAGTAAATTGTCTTTTTCGTTTAAACTGTTGATCTCCTCATaaatattcttcaattcGGTTAAACTTAAACTCATATCCAATTTTGCATCAATTGTTTGGAGTTTCTTTAGTCTGTTGATTGTCGTTGACACATTGTGTCTTGTCTGTAAGAGTGTTTTTAACTCTAACAAAACTGGTAATTGCCCGTATTTTTCAAGCAAATCGTCACATTCCATTAAACAATCATTTTcaccaacaaaatcaaatttactGATATCTAATGTTAGATTTTGAATTGCGTTTTCCaacttttctttgttgaCTTTGGTAATTGAACCCGAAACAGAGTCCTTTTTACCACTAGTTTTTGATTCTGCGATATCTTTAAGTTGCAATTGTAgatcattcaattcttctagTTTCCCGGGTATATTGTTTAAATCATCCAACGTATTAAAgtttaaatttatataGTTGTCATCCATTGTAATAGGATGTTATTGAATTGGACAGCAAagatcaaaacaaaaaagaagagtgtaattcaaatgaattaaaaaacTCCAGCAAGGCAACCAAGTAGTTTTGAACAGCTTTACACGCAACTCAGTTTTTGGTgtgtttttcttctttgatgGAAACGAATCgaagaaaggaaaaaaaaaataattttcattgcaaaaaaattttcccaCAAAATACCAACCAACTAACCACGGGACAACCTGTTTATACCAAATCATCTAAATGTCAATTCAAGCTCCTGTTGTATATTTAAACACTTCTACGCAAAGACAGCAGGGAAGACAAGCACAAGTTGCTAATATCACTGCAGCCAAAGCCGTTGCCGATATTATTCGTACCTGTTTAGGGCCAAAGGCAATGCTCAAGATGTTATTAGATCCAATGGGTGGGATAGTGTTGACTAATGATGGTCACGCCATATTAAGAGAAATTGATGTATCTCACCCAGCCGCCAAGTCAATGATTGAATTATCAAGAACTcaagatgaagaagttgGAGACGGTACCACCACCGTTATCATTTTAGCAGGAGAAATCTTAGCACAAACATTCCCTTACATTGAGAAAAACATTCATCCAGTAATCATTATTAAAGCTTTAAAACAAGCATTGAAAGATGCTTTGGAAATCATACACGACGTGTCAACTCCAGTTGATATCAAAAATGATGCTGCCatgttgaagttgattaAAGCTTCTATTGGAACCAAATATGTCAACAAATGGTCTACTAAAATGTGCGAATTATCATTGAAAGCTGTTAGAACAGTTATGGTTGAAAAAGGAGATTACAAGGAAATCGATGTGAAAAGATATGTTCGTATTGAAAAGATTCCAGGGGGCGAAGTCACCGATAGTGAAGTGTTAGATGGtattttattaaacaaaGATGTTGTTCATCCTAAAATGAAAAGAGAAATAACAAATCCACgtattatattattagaTTGCCCATTGGAATATAAAAAGGGTGAATCTCAAACCAACATTGAAATCACAAAGGAAGAAGACTGGAACAGAATATTACAAATCgaagaagaacaagttAAATTAATGTGTGATCAAATCTTGGAGTTTAAACCAGATTTGGTGATCACTGAAAAAGGTGTAAGTGATTTAGCTCAACATTATCTTTTGAAAGGTGGAGCTTCTGCTTTACGAAGAGTTAAAAAATCAGACAACAATAGAATTGCAAGAGCTACTGGAGCCACTATCGTAAATAGAgttgaagatttgaaagaatCCGATATTGGTACTAAATGTGGAGAATTCAaagttgaattgattgGTGACGAATATTTCACTTATTTGGTCAAATGTGAAAACCCACAAGCCTGTACTGTGTTGTTAAGAGGTGCCTCCAAAGATATCcttaatgaaattgaaagaaactTACATGATGCTATGGCTGTCACCAGAAACGTCATGTTTGAACCTTCATTGTCTCCAGGGGGTGGGGCCACCGAGATGGCTTGTAGTGTCAGATTGGCTGAAAAGGCAAAGACCATTGAAGGAATTGAACAATACCCATACCAAGCTGTTGCAGATGCCTTTGAAGTCATACCAAGAACTTTAATCCAAAACTGTGGGGGTAATCCAATCAAAGTGTTATCGCAGTTAAGAGCCAAACAAGCACAAGGTCAATACACATACGGTATTGATGGTGAAAATGGTAAGGTTGTTGACATGAAAGATTACGGTATCTGGGAACCAGAAGTGatcaaacaacaatcaattaaaactgCTATTGAAAGTGCCTGTTTATTGTTAAGAGTTGATGATATTGTCAGTGGAGTACGTCAAAGTCAATAGAGAGTGAGTAatacacatatatatattgattaataGCCTTTCTCTGTACATGCATTAATCGGATTTTGGTTTAGTGCCTTTGAATCTTTCTGCAATTCTTCTAATAGTAAAAGTAAATAAAGCTGACGTAACCGCAAATGGTGGGAACAAATCTAGTAAGTACCAAATAAGGTTAGGTTTCATTTCAGGTACTAAACACTTTATTGATTCCTTTAACGAGTCTAAACTTCCAGAGTTATCTAGTACTATATCGGATCGGTAATTTCTCTCCTTATTTGACATTTGGCTCTCAATTCTCTTGTTAGCATCCGATTCAGACAATTCGTTGTTTCGAGCTAAcaatctttcaatttgtaCATTCCTTTCACAAGACACAGTGACAGTTAGCCCACATAACAAACTTAACCCACTTTCATATAACAATGGGACATCCAAAATAACtaatttgtttaaagaGAAATAAGCCCTAATGATCTGTTTAAATATCTCCCACTTGACAGCAGGGTGTACAATTGAGTTTAGTATTGCTaacttttctttatttccAAACACTGCTTGTCCCAAAGCTGCTCTGTTCAAATTACCATCTTCATTTATCAAGTTGGGAACTTCATCCCCAAATGCTGCTACTATCTTATTAAATGCTGGCTTATTTGGGTAAACGACTTCTCTTGCAACTAAATCAGCATCAACTATAGTCAACCCATACCGatcttttaattctttgGAAACAGTGGATTTCCCACAAGCTATACCTCCAGTCAAGCCAACAATAAGCATTGGGGTTTATTTGTACTTCAATTAAAATGTGGAGGTATTATTTGGTGTTGagtaaaaagaaaaaaattgtgcaaaaaaaaaaaagactcACAACCATTTCACACCATTGGAAAACCTAACATGTCAGGTACCATTCTCAAGAATCAATTAAAGGTACATATTTTAGGAGCAGGTGCTATTGGGTCACTAGTAGCTCATGActtgaaacaaaaatttcCAACCTTAATCAAACCAATTCTATTATTAAAGCAAGAATCGTTAGTTGAACCATCTTTAAATCACCCAATCAATGTTACACGtttagatgatgataacCAAGAGTTTATTAGCAAAGTTGAAGTACAAGGGGTCAAACCTCAGCATTTTAAAGATAccattgaaaatttgattgtCACAACAAAGTCGTATCAAACGTTACCAGCCATCCGACCATATTTATCACATATATTGCCCAATACAAATATCTTGTTTTTACAAAATGGTATGGGTGTAACAAAcactttaattaataaGTACTGGTCTGACCAAGCAAGACCCAACATATATGAGGGAATTACTACACATGGGGTATATGTAAATAATGGTATAGTCCATCATGTCGGGAGAGGACAAATAGCATTGTCTACATATCCGGGAAAGTCTAATGTAAATGATTTCCCGGCACTTATTCAATGCATTCTAGATACTCCTAATTTGAATGCAAATCATTACGAGTATCCAAAGTTTTTATTAATgcaattggaaaaattaattgtgAATTGTTGTGTGAATCCTTTTACTGCTCTTTTTGATTGCAGAAATGGTGAACTACTTTATGGCAATAATTTAACGTTTACATGGAAAAGGATTATCAATGAGGCTAAACATGTTTTTGTCAAAGAATATACTATCCTAAATACCATACCAGACGCCGATTCATTTTTGAATACTGATCGACTTTTAAAGagtgttgttgatgtttgTAAAATTACTGCCAAAAATAGTTCCTCAATGAGGCAGGATGTACGAAATTTGAGAAATAcagaaattcaaaatttaaatgggtatatttcatttttgggACGCAAATTGAAAGTCGGTACACCGGTCAACGATATGGTAACAAATATGATTCTTAGTAAAATCAATATAGACAGAGGTATCGATCGACAAGCTGCAGATTCCTTGTCAAAATTATAAACTAGTTTCGTCTTGTATATATGTTAATACGTTTGAAGCAATAGATTTCATGTCGTGATACAAAGTTCCGATCgctttctttcttttgtcatcatcatattGAAGGTGTTGATGTTTTTCTGCTTCGTGAATTATCTTATTCAATATGACCAGTAGCAATGCATTCGAATGCTCTTTGAATACGTCTCCATCGGTGTAACCATTTATCAATGCCAATAATTTTCGTGAATTTTGAGGATCAGACTCTTGTAACGTAGCCAATGCTACTTCTGTTCGGAAAGAGATTCCTTCTTTTGTCATTGTATAGTTatcataataatcaaaCGACTTTAAAAATTCCACATGTGGTGGCTTTAAAAGCGGTATAATATATTGGCTAATATCCAAGTCATTCCATTTGTTATCGGGAATTACGAATCCATATTCACATAACAAAAAGTCATTACTATGCGGTCCATAGC from Candida albicans SC5314 chromosome 5, complete sequence encodes the following:
- the TIP20 gene encoding Tip20p (Protein interacting with Sec20p, possibly involved in retrograde transport between the Golgi and the endoplasmic reticulum; similar to S. cerevisiae Tip20p); translation: MDDNYINLNFNTLDDLNNIPGKLEELNDLQLQLKDIAESKTSGKKDSVSGSITKVNKEKLENAIQNLTLDISKFDFVGENDCLMECDDLLEKYGQLPVLLELKTLLQTRHNVSTTINRLKKLQTIDAKLDMSLSLTELKNIYEEINSLNEKDNLLEKFNSKFNNKRDELMKQFQETLKENKWLNNSSIPNQALTLISKQFNELICLQSIVSIPAYPETWWGLDLLLEPIITRFNYHFNSVNKETNKLSKPEWALDFLENFLHDNLGLLSIIVDDTFKPLNRIGTYEVITCLLVPLRSKVENMIDLINKRVTDNDDTVSLEKNGRILSHLVFELSSFDQRIKAKYKYNPFIIDFETVPENKWLGITSDILLNDSNHAAKKWLEFENRLALRRFDNEIINASDAFSIDHDYQGLNHDKEINLHILRPTYSAYGLVKLISNLNSHFQTLNIVKYQLQFVSRIQLGLIDKYYDIIKKHYKEYNNKYSFKNALNMIPGAMVDESINKNKPGNDSTINEHTKNGITLLTEIFCSAKYISDALENWSNELVFIQLWSTYTGLSAELSEDKSIFDSALKQYDDLVNKIFKSYEELFKSEIKQLLKKYVNLSEWDSPSTATRSDKNSELEPSAYLTPLITLLPQYLDIISRSVSQLDYFIISDNAVSSLCQILFEYVLTNNEFNRNGIDQMLVDFEYIVKFLQYSLNLNTSDTYSEAYEYSNDTNSDYVKIVQAIDLLDSVDPDMITNFKQETSDKNSAQLNEFVTKLRLKYQHELKELTNYDIQNLLSRVMY
- the CCT3 gene encoding chaperonin-containing T-complex subunit (Putative cytosolic chaperonin Cct ring complex subunit; mutation confers hypersensitivity to cytochalasin D), whose amino-acid sequence is MSIQAPVVYLNTSTQRQQGRQAQVANITAAKAVADIIRTCLGPKAMLKMLLDPMGGIVLTNDGHAILREIDVSHPAAKSMIELSRTQDEEVGDGTTTVIILAGEILAQTFPYIEKNIHPVIIIKALKQALKDALEIIHDVSTPVDIKNDAAMLKLIKASIGTKYVNKWSTKMCELSLKAVRTVMVEKGDYKEIDVKRYVRIEKIPGGEVTDSEVLDGILLNKDVVHPKMKREITNPRIILLDCPLEYKKGESQTNIEITKEEDWNRILQIEEEQVKLMCDQILEFKPDLVITEKGVSDLAQHYLLKGGASALRRVKKSDNNRIARATGATIVNRVEDLKESDIGTKCGEFKVELIGDEYFTYLVKCENPQACTVLLRGASKDILNEIERNLHDAMAVTRNVMFEPSLSPGGGATEMACSVRLAEKAKTIEGIEQYPYQAVADAFEVIPRTLIQNCGGNPIKVLSQLRAKQAQGQYTYGIDGENGKVVDMKDYGIWEPEVIKQQSIKTAIESACLLLRVDDIVSGVRQSQ
- a CDS encoding putative dephospho-CoA kinase (Putative dephospho-CoA kinase; protein likely to be essential for growth, based on an insertional mutagenesis strategy), with product MLIVGLTGGIACGKSTVSKELKDRYGLTIVDADLVAREVVYPNKPAFNKIVAAFGDEVPNLINEDGNLNRAALGQAVFGNKEKLAILNSIVHPAVKWEIFKQIIRAYFSLNKLVILDVPLLYESGLSLLCGLTVTVSCERNVQIERLLARNNELSESDANKRIESQMSNKERNYRSDIVLDNSGSLDSLKESIKCLVPEMKPNLIWYLLDLFPPFAVTSALFTFTIRRIAERFKGTKPKSD
- a CDS encoding 2-dehydropantoate 2-reductase (Ortholog(s) have cytosol, nucleus localization), with the translated sequence MSGTILKNQLKVHILGAGAIGSLVAHDLKQKFPTLIKPILLLKQESLVEPSLNHPINVTRLDDDNQEFISKVEVQGVKPQHFKDTIENLIVTTKSYQTLPAIRPYLSHILPNTNILFLQNGMGVTNTLINKYWSDQARPNIYEGITTHGVYVNNGIVHHVGRGQIALSTYPGKSNVNDFPALIQCILDTPNLNANHYEYPKFLLMQLEKLIVNCCVNPFTALFDCRNGELLYGNNLTFTWKRIINEAKHVFVKEYTILNTIPDADSFLNTDRLLKSVVDVCKITAKNSSSMRQDVRNLRNTEIQNLNGYISFLGRKLKVGTPVNDMVTNMILSKINIDRGIDRQAADSLSKL